A stretch of the Cystobacter fuscus DSM 2262 genome encodes the following:
- the lpxC gene encoding UDP-3-O-acyl-N-acetylglucosamine deacetylase, with protein MPYTSFNQRTLLQPVRCQGVGLHSGAPVNLSLLPAPVNHGIVFVRTDTPRPVAIPALTEYVVDTSLATTLGKDGVKVSTVEHLMSALAGMGLDNVRVEVDGPEVPIMDGSAAPFSSLISEAGVREQEEPRRLLVIKKTVTVTDGDKEASLSPAKGFRISCTVDFKHPLITEQSFELEFSDRCFAREISRARTFCFRRDVEMLQKMGLARGGSLDNAIVVDEFSILNPDGLRFADEFVRHKILDAIGDISLFGRPVMGHLRAFKTGHALNQKLVKAVLADPSSYEIVPARKHLELPELRLPELGLEPMVA; from the coding sequence ATGCCTTACACCTCCTTCAACCAGCGCACCCTCCTCCAGCCCGTCCGTTGCCAGGGGGTGGGACTCCACTCCGGCGCCCCGGTGAACCTGTCCCTGCTGCCCGCGCCGGTGAACCACGGCATCGTCTTCGTGCGCACGGACACGCCGCGCCCGGTGGCCATCCCCGCGTTGACGGAGTACGTGGTGGACACGTCCCTGGCCACCACCCTGGGCAAGGACGGCGTGAAGGTGAGCACGGTGGAGCACCTGATGTCGGCGCTGGCCGGCATGGGGCTGGACAACGTGCGCGTGGAGGTGGATGGCCCCGAGGTGCCCATCATGGATGGGAGCGCCGCGCCCTTCTCCTCCCTCATCTCCGAGGCGGGGGTGCGCGAGCAGGAGGAGCCGCGCCGCCTGCTGGTCATCAAGAAGACGGTGACGGTGACGGACGGGGACAAGGAGGCGAGCCTGTCGCCCGCCAAGGGCTTCCGCATCTCGTGCACCGTGGACTTCAAGCACCCGCTCATCACCGAGCAGTCCTTCGAGCTGGAGTTCTCCGACCGGTGCTTCGCCCGGGAGATCTCCCGCGCGCGCACCTTCTGCTTCCGCCGGGACGTGGAGATGCTGCAGAAGATGGGCCTGGCGCGCGGCGGCTCGCTGGACAACGCCATCGTGGTGGATGAGTTCTCCATCCTCAACCCGGACGGCCTGCGCTTCGCGGATGAGTTCGTGCGTCACAAGATCCTGGACGCCATCGGGGACATCTCCCTCTTTGGCCGCCCCGTGATGGGCCACCTCAGGGCCTTCAAGACGGGCCACGCGCTCAACCAGAAGCTGGTCAAGGCGGTGCTCGCCGACCCCAGCTCTTACGAGATCGTCCCGGCGCGCAAGCACCTGGAGCTGCCCGAGCTGCGTCTGCCGGAACTCGGGCTCGAGCCCATGGTGGCGTGA